The following proteins come from a genomic window of Bradysia coprophila strain Holo2 unplaced genomic scaffold, BU_Bcop_v1 contig_68, whole genome shotgun sequence:
- the LOC119083467 gene encoding uncharacterized protein LOC119083467, translating to MLKFNTLLIILATVVCATSGYMWQPGGAACGCFNHVYVDKPKSIADCSPKTKFLSQIFQNYNNVNFALLINASPVGCDLAKYRYRIYEMKEKTLKMVEAYFSCVESNCTTALMSAYNKYVDFVAFDFNPYTRCAFTNFNRGCAQALVENRPPVHGSAENILVALLTCAKLRAEAHSGKVQSLIPAPANHNNEVECNCIKIDPRPIPKDECECYSTKYYSTLHSYIEVNFDRVFAEYKANLNTSCEYTELIGYTEQLKQLSLTMMALLEKASPQFFEFDEYYKQFTDLLLTYNLAMRTYNLKNDKSCYYTARKARQNPIAIAEAVIGILTKCLGYKVLGDDRCSVFLK from the exons atgttgaaatttaacACTTTATTGATAATATTGGCCACAGTG GTTTGCGCAACAAGTGGATATATGTGGCAACCTGGAGGAGCTGCGTGCGGGTGTTTTAATCAC gtctatgttgacAAGCCAAAAAGCATTGCTGATTGCTCTCCGAAAACAAAGTTCTTGagtcaaattttccaaaactaTAATAACGTAAATTTTGCGTTATTGATAAATGCATCGCCCGTTGGATGCGATCTGGCTAAATATCGATACAGAATCTATGAGATGAAGGAAAAAACGCTGAAAATGGTTGAAGCTTATTTCTCATGTGTTGAGTCGAATTGTACAACGGCACTAATGTCAGCCTATAACAAATATGTGGATTTCGTAGCGTTTGATTTCAACCCATACACCCGTTGtgctttcacaaatttcaatcGAGGTTGTGCTCAAGCTCTTGTAGAAAATCGACCACCAGTTCATGGCAGTGCTGAAAATATTCTAGTAGCTTTGCTCACTTGTGCTAAATTGAGGGCGGAAGCACATTCTGGAAAAGTG CAATCGTTGATACCGGCTCCTGCAAACCATAACAATGAAGTGGAATGCAATTGCATTAAAATA GATCCAAGACCAATACCAAAAGATGAGTGCGAGTGCTACTCTACCAAATACTATTCAACACTTCACAGCTATATAGAAGTCAATTTTGACAGAGTTTTCGCTGAATATAAAGCAAACCTTAACACATCCTGTGAATATACAGAACTCATTGGATACACGGAACAACTAAAACAATTGTCCCTAACGATGATGGCACTTCTTGAAAAAGCTAGTCCTCAATTCTTTGAGTTTGATGAATACTATAAGCAATTTACAGATTTATTATTGACATACAACCTAGCGATGAGGACATACAATTTAAAGAACGATAAGAGTTGCTACTATACCGCCCGTAAGGCCCGACAAAATCCAATTGCGATTGCGGAGGCAGTCATTggaattttaacgaaatgcCTTGGATATAAGGTTTTGGGCGATGATCGATGTAGtgtatttttgaaatga